A single Silvibacterium dinghuense DNA region contains:
- a CDS encoding DmsC/YnfH family molybdoenzyme membrane anchor subunit has product MGLPLYELAADSDSAELVRLTLTESGAVSVPPLIPMRPLEPGEQYRFHFDMTKCIGCRSCEIACNEQNGNPADIKWRRVGELEGGTYPDVMRTYLSMGCNHCLSADCLRGCPVDAYKKDPLTGIVLHSADACIGCQYCVWNCPYSVPQFNPERGVVGKCDMCRNRLLDDREPACVNACPENAIQIEIINKDEWRRDYAAAESPGMPPAGQTISTTRITLPAKRASAAWLDRVDTGAMVLEHAHGSLIVMTSAMQAAFGLLCALLLTHRTDAISLALLLGITIVAINTSIFHLGRPAYAWRALKMWRRSWLSREVLCFTLFLLALKASTLCAWIPILKLRALSQPLAFAAALIGLAGTLASARIYLVKARPAWNLIHTPIDFVLSSFLMAGPLAAILTVPVAWSFHELQALVLVWPELAPYIPAADLPGKVLSWHWIAMITALWLVNQMVRLIRLRASHNFEMRASFHHLRGEQLWWKVALSWIAAAQSTIFFVAGLHGLSLLAAVTAVMLNRYLFFVSVVPLSMGLTFMRPKMAHGEAA; this is encoded by the coding sequence TTGGGACTGCCACTGTATGAGCTGGCCGCGGATAGCGACAGCGCCGAACTGGTTCGCCTCACTCTCACCGAGAGTGGCGCGGTTTCGGTGCCGCCACTTATTCCTATGCGTCCGCTCGAGCCCGGGGAGCAATATCGCTTTCACTTCGACATGACGAAGTGCATCGGTTGCCGCTCCTGCGAGATCGCCTGCAACGAGCAGAATGGGAATCCGGCAGATATCAAGTGGCGCCGCGTCGGAGAGCTCGAGGGTGGCACATATCCGGATGTTATGCGTACCTATCTTTCGATGGGTTGCAACCATTGCCTCAGCGCGGATTGCCTGCGCGGGTGCCCGGTAGATGCGTACAAGAAAGATCCTCTAACTGGCATCGTGCTGCACTCCGCGGATGCCTGCATTGGTTGCCAGTATTGCGTATGGAATTGCCCTTACAGTGTGCCGCAGTTCAACCCGGAACGCGGCGTGGTGGGTAAATGCGATATGTGCCGCAATCGGCTGCTCGACGATCGCGAGCCGGCATGTGTGAATGCCTGTCCGGAGAACGCAATTCAGATCGAAATCATCAACAAGGATGAGTGGCGCAGAGACTATGCCGCAGCCGAGTCGCCTGGCATGCCGCCGGCCGGGCAGACGATCTCAACGACACGCATCACGCTGCCGGCGAAGCGGGCTTCCGCGGCCTGGTTGGACCGCGTCGACACGGGTGCCATGGTCTTGGAGCATGCGCACGGATCGCTGATTGTCATGACCTCTGCCATGCAGGCAGCCTTTGGCCTGCTTTGCGCCCTGCTCCTGACGCACCGTACCGATGCCATCAGTCTCGCGTTGCTGCTTGGGATCACGATCGTGGCTATTAACACCTCAATCTTTCACCTTGGCCGCCCAGCCTATGCCTGGCGCGCGTTGAAGATGTGGCGCCGTTCCTGGCTCAGCCGCGAGGTGCTCTGCTTTACGCTCTTCCTGCTCGCGTTGAAGGCAAGCACGCTCTGTGCGTGGATTCCTATACTCAAGTTGCGTGCTCTGTCGCAGCCTCTTGCTTTTGCCGCGGCACTCATCGGACTTGCAGGGACACTTGCGAGCGCTCGCATCTATCTCGTGAAGGCGCGGCCCGCATGGAATCTGATTCACACTCCGATTGACTTTGTGCTGTCTTCGTTTCTGATGGCAGGTCCACTCGCTGCGATTCTGACTGTGCCTGTGGCGTGGTCGTTTCACGAACTCCAGGCTCTTGTTCTCGTCTGGCCGGAACTTGCTCCTTATATTCCCGCTGCCGATTTGCCAGGGAAAGTGCTGAGCTGGCACTGGATCGCCATGATCACGGCGCTCTGGCTGGTCAATCAGATGGTTCGATTAATCCGCCTCCGCGCCTCACATAACTTTGAGATGCGCGCCAGCTTCCACCATCTTCGCGGGGAGCAGCTTTGGTGGAAGGTTGCGCTTAGCTGGATTGCTGCTGCGCAGTCGACAATTTTCTTTGTCGCCGGCCTGCATGGGCTATCGCTCCTCGCAGCCGTGACAGCGGTCATGCTTAA
- a CDS encoding diflavin oxidoreductase: protein MTPQNIPFIPHDAPFTHDQRAWLNGFLAGLFSNASAAQTMPESAGLEVAVYFATQSGTAERLAKKFSKELKDAGHTATVASLSDVHPAQLAQQAHAVFFVSTYGDGEPPDHAKNFREALMLDSAPALGSLRYAVFALGDRNYEQFCAFGTELDERLIALGAQRIVSRVESDVDVDEPFAAWTPTCMIALKRSSDKAPAEARTVAISSSSKSAPLYSRENPYHAQIVERRALTASASGKLTMHLALQLGEALSYEAGDACGVVACNDPSLVDETLSLLAISADELVDVPKAGKSTVRDALLHHYQHTRLTRKIVQAFAERTECKVLSALLPAEQSAHLDAFLYGRGLIDLLQEYPGAIDTAETLFAMLPRLSPRLYSISSSPAKHGSELHCTIGVVKYRSHHRERGGVASTMLAERIGAKESVPVYIQPNKKFRLPADSNAPIIMIGPGTGIAPFRSFLHEREALGHKGRNWLFFGERSAQTDFLYCHELRSMSESSHLTRLDTAFSRDQEHKIYVQDRMLEQGETFWRWLQEDARVYVCGDASRMAQDVDAALHALIEKHGAMSADAAREYVSRMHDDNRYHRDVY from the coding sequence ATGACACCGCAGAATATTCCGTTTATTCCCCATGACGCGCCTTTCACGCACGATCAGCGCGCATGGCTCAATGGTTTTCTGGCGGGGCTGTTTTCGAATGCTTCTGCGGCCCAGACGATGCCTGAGAGTGCTGGACTGGAGGTCGCCGTTTACTTCGCCACGCAGAGCGGCACCGCGGAGCGGCTGGCCAAGAAGTTTTCCAAAGAGCTGAAAGATGCCGGACACACGGCAACCGTTGCGTCTCTCTCGGATGTCCATCCTGCGCAGCTGGCGCAGCAGGCCCATGCGGTGTTTTTTGTAAGCACCTATGGTGATGGCGAGCCGCCTGATCACGCAAAGAACTTTCGTGAAGCATTGATGCTCGATAGCGCGCCAGCACTTGGATCTTTGCGCTACGCCGTATTTGCGCTCGGGGATCGAAACTACGAGCAGTTTTGCGCATTCGGCACAGAACTCGATGAGCGGCTCATTGCGCTGGGAGCGCAACGCATCGTCTCCCGTGTAGAAAGCGATGTAGATGTCGACGAACCGTTTGCCGCATGGACTCCCACATGCATGATTGCGCTGAAGCGCAGTTCCGATAAAGCACCGGCAGAGGCGCGGACTGTTGCCATCTCATCCTCCAGCAAGAGCGCGCCACTCTATTCGCGCGAAAATCCATATCACGCGCAGATCGTCGAGCGCCGAGCGCTTACGGCGAGCGCGTCGGGCAAGCTCACCATGCACCTTGCGCTCCAGCTGGGTGAGGCGTTGTCCTATGAGGCAGGGGATGCCTGCGGCGTTGTTGCCTGCAACGATCCATCCCTGGTTGATGAAACGCTCTCCCTGCTGGCAATCTCTGCTGATGAGCTGGTCGATGTTCCGAAGGCAGGCAAGAGCACGGTGCGCGATGCGCTCCTTCACCACTACCAGCACACGCGGCTGACGCGCAAAATCGTGCAGGCCTTTGCCGAGCGTACTGAGTGCAAGGTGCTCTCGGCCCTGCTGCCTGCGGAGCAGTCCGCGCATCTCGATGCATTTTTGTATGGCCGTGGTCTTATCGATCTGCTACAGGAATATCCCGGCGCCATCGATACGGCAGAGACGTTGTTTGCTATGCTGCCTCGCCTCTCACCGCGCCTGTACTCCATCTCCTCGAGCCCGGCCAAGCATGGGAGCGAGCTGCACTGCACGATTGGCGTAGTGAAGTATCGTTCGCATCATCGCGAGCGGGGAGGTGTGGCCAGTACGATGCTGGCAGAGCGCATCGGCGCCAAGGAGTCCGTGCCTGTTTATATTCAGCCGAACAAGAAGTTCCGTCTGCCTGCGGATAGCAATGCGCCGATCATCATGATCGGTCCTGGCACCGGCATTGCACCTTTCCGTTCCTTTCTCCACGAACGCGAAGCGCTGGGGCACAAGGGGCGCAACTGGCTTTTCTTTGGTGAGCGCAGCGCGCAGACCGACTTTCTCTATTGTCATGAACTGCGGTCGATGAGTGAGAGCAGTCATCTTACCCGGCTTGATACGGCCTTCTCTCGCGATCAGGAGCACAAGATTTATGTGCAGGACCGCATGCTTGAGCAGGGCGAGACCTTCTGGCGTTGGCTGCAGGAAGATGCCCGCGTGTATGTGTGCGGCGATGCTTCGCGCATGGCCCAGGACGTGGATGCAGCCCTGCATGCGCTGATCGAAAAGCATGGGGCCATGAGTGCGGACGCAGCGAGGGAGTATGTCTCTCGGATGCACGACGACAATCGCTATCACCGGGACGTGTACTAG
- a CDS encoding NirA family protein: MPSMPSQLESLSSAFSAEQENYLRGFFAGVMQRPFVGQNAAGQLTCQPGTGANLAAPQEEMFFGTPVSDLCAEELWKYQSNPLDLWDELLRTAASNEAPNAENRFRLKFHGLFHVAPAQDSFMLRMRVPGGVMTAAQLRGVAQIAEQWGNSRIDLTTRANIQLREFAPKNVVHVLNSIRRLGMSSLGSGADNIRNITASPISGYDPQELLDVQPYADAMQNYITHSRDLFGLPRKFNIAFDNGGVISVLADTNDIGFVAVRVAEGRNVPAGIYFRVLLCGITGHKQFATDCGLLLLPEQAVAVAAAMVRVFAENGDRTDRKKARLKYLLDRWGVERFLQETEKKLAFPVLRVAASECESRGPVDRAGHLGTHAQRQEGLSYIGVCVPVGLLSVEQARAIAEVAERFGCGELRLTVWQNLILPNVPTACLDEARAALLGAGLEISAGTVQSGTVACTGNRGCKYAAADTKSHALEIARSLDSAFRILQPVNLHVTGCSHSCAQHYVGDIGLMGVKVDGDEGYQVNLGGGADSDQAIARQLFPAMKYRDLLPALHALFDRYMAQRRDCESFLVFTQRHSIDELRGMCATQQGDIAS; this comes from the coding sequence ATGCCATCGATGCCGTCACAACTCGAATCGCTGTCATCCGCCTTTTCGGCGGAGCAGGAGAACTATCTCCGCGGATTCTTTGCCGGTGTCATGCAGCGCCCGTTTGTCGGCCAGAATGCCGCCGGACAGCTGACCTGCCAGCCCGGCACTGGAGCGAATCTGGCCGCCCCGCAGGAAGAGATGTTTTTCGGCACGCCGGTCTCCGATCTTTGCGCCGAAGAGCTTTGGAAGTACCAGAGCAACCCGCTTGATCTGTGGGATGAACTGCTGCGGACCGCAGCCAGCAACGAAGCACCGAATGCAGAGAACCGCTTCCGGCTTAAATTTCATGGACTGTTCCATGTCGCGCCAGCGCAGGATTCCTTCATGCTGCGTATGCGCGTGCCAGGCGGCGTAATGACGGCTGCGCAGCTGCGCGGCGTTGCGCAGATTGCCGAACAGTGGGGCAATTCTCGTATCGATCTGACGACACGAGCCAATATCCAGTTGCGTGAATTTGCGCCCAAGAATGTGGTGCATGTGCTGAACAGTATTCGCAGGCTGGGCATGAGTTCGCTCGGTTCGGGCGCGGACAACATCCGCAACATCACCGCCTCGCCAATTTCCGGCTACGATCCCCAGGAACTGCTCGACGTGCAGCCCTATGCGGATGCGATGCAGAACTACATCACGCATTCGCGCGATCTGTTCGGCCTGCCGCGCAAGTTCAATATCGCCTTCGACAACGGTGGCGTGATCAGCGTACTGGCTGACACCAACGATATCGGCTTTGTCGCGGTCCGAGTGGCGGAAGGCCGCAACGTGCCTGCAGGCATCTACTTCCGCGTGCTGCTCTGCGGCATTACCGGCCACAAGCAGTTTGCGACAGACTGTGGGCTGTTGCTTCTTCCTGAGCAGGCGGTTGCCGTCGCGGCTGCGATGGTGCGGGTCTTTGCGGAAAACGGCGATCGTACGGACCGCAAAAAAGCGCGGTTGAAGTACCTTCTCGATCGCTGGGGCGTCGAACGGTTTCTGCAAGAAACCGAGAAAAAGCTAGCATTTCCTGTGTTGCGTGTTGCAGCTTCAGAATGCGAATCGCGTGGTCCTGTTGATCGCGCGGGGCATCTTGGCACGCATGCGCAAAGGCAGGAGGGGCTCTCCTACATCGGCGTTTGTGTCCCTGTGGGATTGCTGTCTGTTGAGCAGGCGCGCGCCATCGCGGAAGTCGCAGAGCGTTTCGGCTGCGGCGAACTCCGGCTGACGGTCTGGCAAAACCTGATTCTTCCCAATGTCCCCACTGCGTGTCTCGATGAAGCGCGTGCTGCCTTACTGGGCGCGGGGCTCGAGATCTCCGCCGGCACGGTGCAGAGCGGTACGGTCGCCTGCACCGGGAATCGCGGCTGCAAGTATGCGGCGGCCGATACCAAGAGCCATGCGCTTGAGATTGCCCGCTCGCTCGACAGCGCATTCCGCATTCTGCAGCCAGTCAATCTCCATGTGACAGGCTGCTCTCATTCCTGCGCGCAGCACTATGTCGGCGATATCGGCCTGATGGGCGTGAAGGTCGACGGAGACGAGGGCTACCAGGTGAACCTTGGCGGCGGAGCGGATAGCGATCAGGCGATTGCCCGTCAGCTCTTTCCCGCGATGAAGTACCGTGATCTTCTTCCTGCTTTGCATGCGCTGTTTGACCGTTACATGGCACAACGCCGTGATTGCGAAAGCTTTCTTGTTTTTACACAGCGGCACAGCATCGACGAGCTTCGCGGCATGTGCGCAACACAGCAGGGAGATATCGCATCATGA
- a CDS encoding uroporphyrinogen-III synthase, whose amino-acid sequence MPHATFDGLRVLSLETRRAREVEKLIRAYSGDPLVVQSMREIPLSSNTACIEFGKRLLAGEYDVVIFMTGVGVSKMMEVLSTSFDPETILEELRKRKIVARGVKPVAALKELKVPVTVTTSEPSTWREVLALMDQKFGSELSSYHVAVQEYGATNPELIAELVDRCASVTKIPVYQWGLPHDIAPLEKAIHEIMDGSIDVALFMTAVQAIHLFHVAQEMGVAEELRRALSHIVVISVGPTTTEELLHYGLQPDFEPSRPRMGFMVNEAAQYARKVLAAKRAENAIDPGTTAAEASPPPQSVARTLQRSVPQVATSTSTMAGFRDGLAPLDVLQQVSSSLSSTDPLHVVLSRIVVCVCAIVPCDSCFLYTLEEDKLVLRASRNPHAEELDHLKISVGQGVTGWVAEHREPVSIPEHASEDVRFAPFRNLPEDTFEAMLCVPVLCAGRVVGVLNLQHQKPYFHTDMERRLLATIGVLVGAEIERARLETENLQLLDRLESRKLIDRAKGILQRDLKISEDEAYRMMQKESRQRRKSMKEVADAIVLSESLRSSAKS is encoded by the coding sequence ATGCCGCACGCCACATTCGATGGCCTTAGAGTACTGTCTCTGGAGACCCGTCGTGCGCGCGAGGTAGAAAAACTCATCCGGGCGTACAGTGGCGATCCCCTCGTCGTGCAGTCGATGCGCGAGATTCCACTCAGCTCGAATACTGCCTGCATTGAATTTGGGAAGCGCCTCCTGGCAGGCGAATACGATGTCGTCATCTTCATGACCGGCGTAGGCGTCAGCAAGATGATGGAGGTGCTCAGTACCAGCTTCGACCCCGAAACGATCCTTGAGGAGTTGCGGAAACGCAAGATTGTCGCGCGTGGCGTGAAGCCGGTAGCAGCGCTCAAGGAGCTGAAAGTCCCGGTCACAGTGACCACATCCGAACCCAGCACCTGGCGTGAAGTCCTGGCGCTGATGGATCAGAAATTCGGCAGCGAGCTCTCCAGCTATCACGTAGCCGTGCAGGAATACGGGGCCACGAATCCGGAGCTGATCGCCGAGCTCGTGGATCGCTGCGCCTCGGTCACCAAGATTCCTGTTTATCAGTGGGGCCTCCCCCACGACATCGCGCCGCTCGAAAAGGCCATTCACGAAATCATGGATGGATCGATCGATGTCGCGCTGTTCATGACCGCAGTGCAGGCCATCCATCTTTTTCACGTAGCGCAGGAGATGGGTGTCGCCGAAGAGTTACGCCGCGCGCTCAGCCATATCGTCGTCATCTCGGTTGGCCCTACCACCACAGAGGAGCTTCTCCACTACGGACTGCAGCCGGACTTCGAGCCGTCACGGCCGCGCATGGGCTTCATGGTGAATGAAGCCGCACAATACGCGCGCAAGGTGCTGGCCGCCAAGCGCGCGGAAAATGCCATCGATCCGGGCACCACGGCCGCAGAAGCCTCTCCTCCTCCGCAGTCGGTGGCGCGCACGCTTCAGCGTTCCGTTCCCCAGGTAGCGACCTCCACATCTACCATGGCCGGCTTTCGCGACGGGCTCGCTCCGCTTGACGTGCTGCAACAGGTCAGCAGCAGCCTCAGTTCCACAGATCCGCTGCATGTCGTGCTCTCGCGCATCGTCGTCTGCGTCTGCGCGATTGTTCCCTGCGATTCGTGCTTTCTCTATACGCTCGAAGAGGACAAACTGGTCCTGCGCGCATCGCGGAACCCTCACGCCGAAGAATTGGATCACCTTAAAATTTCCGTCGGACAGGGCGTTACCGGCTGGGTCGCCGAGCACCGCGAGCCCGTCTCCATCCCCGAACATGCCAGCGAAGACGTGCGCTTCGCGCCCTTCCGCAATCTCCCGGAAGACACCTTCGAAGCCATGCTCTGTGTCCCCGTGCTCTGCGCCGGACGCGTAGTGGGCGTGCTCAACCTGCAACATCAGAAGCCCTACTTCCATACCGATATGGAGCGCCGCCTGCTGGCTACAATCGGCGTCCTGGTCGGTGCAGAAATTGAACGGGCACGGCTCGAGACTGAAAATCTCCAGCTCTTAGACCGCCTTGAGTCACGGAAGCTGATTGATCGCGCGAAAGGAATCCTGCAGCGCGATCTCAAGATATCCGAGGACGAAGCCTATCGCATGATGCAGAAGGAGAGCCGCCAGCGGCGGAAGTCCATGAAAGAGGTCGCGGACGCGATTGTCCTCTCGGAGAGCCTGCGCTCCTCCGCAAAATCCTGA
- a CDS encoding DHA2 family efflux MFS transporter permease subunit, whose product MNSPLPPTSLPAISPSTRRLLPWLVAVAFFMESLDTTILNTAVPAISAALRVGPLSMKAVLASYTLALAVFIPISGWVADRFGTRRVFSAAIGLFTLGSLLCGLSTNIHLLVACRVLQGMGGSMMVPVGRLTLVRAFEKSELIRQMSFVSIPSLVAPMLGPVAGGLIVGYLHWRVIFFLNIPVGLLGLVMVYLHLPDFREEHTHPLDAVGLILFGSGVALLSYVLEVFGEHTLGAGEITGMLVISLVLILGYWLHARSIAYPLLDLTLFRIRTFRASVSGSFFTRLGIGGVPFLLPLLYQVGLGYSAVQSGMLIMPQAVASMSMKAVMPKVLARLGYRNVLVSNTVIIGCLLLLFATIGLHTPVWMIVLLAFLYGGFTSLQYTSMNTLVYSDTTEEQTSAASSIASTMQQMSVSFGVACAGLATAFFLPHEEHASNVSMIHGLHKALIALGLMTIVSTLVFRSLRKDDGQAVSHPKVFHP is encoded by the coding sequence ATGAATTCTCCTTTACCCCCTACCTCTCTGCCTGCGATCTCCCCTTCGACCCGGCGGCTGCTGCCGTGGCTGGTCGCAGTTGCCTTCTTCATGGAGTCGCTGGACACAACGATCCTGAATACGGCCGTGCCTGCCATCTCGGCCGCGCTGCGTGTAGGCCCACTCAGCATGAAGGCCGTGCTGGCCAGCTATACGCTGGCGCTCGCTGTCTTCATCCCCATCAGCGGATGGGTGGCCGACCGCTTCGGCACGCGGCGAGTCTTCTCCGCAGCCATCGGCCTCTTCACGCTCGGCTCGCTGCTCTGCGGTCTCTCGACGAACATCCACCTGCTCGTAGCCTGCCGCGTGTTGCAGGGCATGGGTGGATCGATGATGGTCCCGGTGGGCCGTCTCACACTTGTGCGGGCCTTTGAAAAATCCGAACTGATCCGGCAGATGAGCTTCGTCTCCATCCCCTCGCTGGTCGCGCCGATGCTCGGCCCCGTCGCGGGAGGTCTCATCGTCGGCTACCTGCACTGGCGCGTCATCTTCTTCCTCAATATCCCAGTCGGCCTGCTCGGACTGGTGATGGTCTACCTGCATCTGCCGGATTTCCGTGAGGAACACACGCATCCACTCGATGCCGTGGGCCTCATCCTCTTCGGTTCCGGCGTGGCGCTGCTTTCCTATGTGCTCGAGGTCTTCGGCGAGCACACACTCGGCGCCGGCGAAATCACCGGCATGCTCGTGATCTCGCTGGTGCTGATCCTCGGCTACTGGCTGCACGCGCGATCCATCGCCTATCCCCTGCTCGATCTCACACTCTTCCGCATCCGCACCTTCCGCGCCTCCGTAAGCGGCAGCTTCTTCACGCGCCTCGGCATCGGCGGCGTGCCGTTCCTGCTGCCGCTGCTCTACCAGGTCGGTCTTGGATATTCCGCCGTGCAGTCGGGCATGCTGATCATGCCGCAGGCCGTCGCTTCAATGAGCATGAAGGCTGTGATGCCGAAGGTGCTGGCGCGGCTCGGCTATCGCAATGTGCTGGTGTCGAATACGGTGATCATCGGCTGCCTGTTGCTGCTCTTCGCCACCATCGGCCTGCATACGCCGGTGTGGATGATCGTGCTGCTGGCCTTCCTCTACGGCGGATTCACCTCGCTGCAGTACACCAGTATGAACACGCTGGTCTATTCGGATACCACCGAGGAACAGACCAGCGCGGCCAGCTCGATCGCCAGCACCATGCAGCAGATGTCGGTCAGCTTCGGCGTAGCCTGCGCCGGCCTGGCTACGGCCTTCTTCCTGCCGCATGAAGAACATGCCTCGAACGTCAGCATGATCCATGGACTGCACAAGGCGCTGATCGCTCTCGGCCTGATGACGATTGTCTCGACATTGGTCTTCCGCAGCCTGCGCAAAGATGACGGACAGGCCGTGAGCCACCCGAAGGTATTTCACCCATAG
- the dinB gene encoding DNA polymerase IV, which produces MPLLAPMLAGRKIVHVDMDAFYASVEQRDDPALRGRPVVVAWRGRRSVVCAASYEARKFGVRSAMAALTAERLCPHAIFIPPDFTRYRAASQAARRIFEEHTDLIEPLSLDEAYLDVTENKSGLPTATRVAKAIREKIRQELNLTASAGVAPNKFLAKIASDWKKPDGLFVIQPDEVEAFLEPLPVGRIPGVGKVMETKLRELSLATVGALRHQSLSELEGRFGRYGARLYELARGIDHNPVVTGRPSKQISKEDTFERDLPLEDLSEIIRELAAKVWKASQGSGRIGHTVVLKLKTSGFAIMTRSLTLAQPPSSGEELAAIALSLRERVDVSARPLFRLAGVGLSNFRDDEEPQFPLFRDEVQETSEAAALSLPSQEQETRPGASG; this is translated from the coding sequence TTGCCTCTGCTGGCACCTATGCTTGCAGGCCGCAAAATCGTGCACGTAGACATGGACGCTTTCTATGCGTCGGTGGAGCAGCGGGACGATCCCGCTTTGCGCGGCCGTCCGGTAGTGGTTGCCTGGCGCGGGCGCAGGTCGGTGGTTTGTGCGGCCTCGTATGAAGCTCGGAAATTCGGCGTGCGCTCGGCGATGGCGGCGTTGACCGCCGAGCGGCTCTGTCCGCATGCGATCTTTATCCCGCCGGATTTTACCCGCTATCGCGCAGCTTCACAGGCGGCGCGGCGCATCTTCGAAGAACATACGGACCTGATCGAGCCGCTTTCGCTCGATGAGGCCTACCTCGATGTGACCGAGAATAAGAGCGGTCTGCCGACGGCAACACGCGTGGCCAAGGCGATTCGAGAAAAGATTCGGCAGGAGCTGAACCTGACTGCTTCGGCGGGCGTGGCACCGAATAAATTTCTCGCCAAGATTGCCTCTGATTGGAAGAAACCCGATGGACTTTTTGTGATCCAGCCGGATGAGGTCGAAGCATTTTTGGAGCCATTGCCGGTGGGGCGCATTCCCGGTGTGGGCAAGGTGATGGAGACGAAGCTGCGCGAGCTGAGCCTCGCAACCGTCGGAGCCCTGCGCCACCAGTCTCTCAGTGAGCTCGAGGGACGCTTCGGTCGTTATGGAGCGCGTCTGTATGAGCTGGCCAGGGGCATCGACCACAACCCGGTTGTCACCGGGAGGCCGTCGAAGCAGATCTCGAAGGAAGATACCTTCGAGCGTGATCTGCCGCTCGAGGACTTGAGCGAGATTATCCGTGAGCTGGCTGCAAAGGTGTGGAAGGCTTCGCAGGGCAGTGGGCGCATCGGCCACACCGTGGTCCTCAAGCTCAAGACCAGTGGCTTCGCCATCATGACCCGCAGTCTGACGCTTGCCCAGCCGCCGTCTTCCGGAGAGGAGCTTGCAGCTATCGCACTCAGCCTGCGCGAGCGCGTCGATGTTTCCGCACGCCCGCTCTTTCGGCTTGCAGGCGTGGGGCTCAGTAATTTCCGTGATGATGAGGAGCCGCAATTCCCGCTCTTTCGAGATGAGGTTCAGGAAACGAGTGAAGCGGCAGCTCTGTCTCTTCCATCCCAGGAGCAGGAAACGAGACCTGGGGCATCCGGTTAG
- a CDS encoding PGN_0703 family putative restriction endonuclease: MSLRDELNFRARLWAKMHGCMAAELGGEASSVLFGCNEAGRRDNFLPEVHAEILARPAWARRLEKVHTAYRRSRARADWPWRELDAAVSSDALLMNIFCHPASSRNTALHALLGEAAGSEPEFGIRPRTPLASGRGDTTEIDMRIGHLLVEAKLTESDFQIAPERLIHRYRDIEEVIDIASLPRLEDGRFPGYQLVRGALAAHATGLSFAVLCDARRPDLIESWLQVQRCIRPLELRIRLKLLTWQEIAATLESGHQGFLGARYGIFPSSDIR; the protein is encoded by the coding sequence ATGAGCCTGCGAGATGAGCTCAACTTCCGCGCCCGGCTCTGGGCAAAGATGCATGGGTGCATGGCAGCCGAGTTGGGAGGAGAAGCCTCGAGCGTGCTGTTCGGCTGTAACGAAGCGGGCCGGCGCGACAATTTTCTACCCGAAGTCCACGCGGAGATTCTCGCCCGACCAGCCTGGGCCAGGCGGCTCGAAAAAGTCCACACCGCCTACCGGCGCTCCCGCGCCCGCGCCGACTGGCCATGGCGGGAGCTCGATGCAGCGGTCAGCTCGGACGCGTTACTGATGAATATCTTCTGCCACCCGGCATCGAGCAGGAATACCGCGCTGCATGCCCTGCTTGGCGAAGCGGCCGGCTCCGAACCGGAATTCGGAATCAGGCCGCGCACTCCGCTGGCCTCAGGCCGTGGCGACACAACGGAGATCGATATGCGCATCGGCCATCTTCTCGTCGAGGCAAAACTCACAGAATCGGACTTTCAAATTGCCCCGGAAAGGCTTATCCATCGCTATCGGGATATCGAAGAAGTCATTGATATCGCATCACTTCCTCGCCTTGAGGATGGGCGCTTTCCGGGCTACCAGCTGGTTCGCGGAGCCCTTGCCGCTCATGCCACCGGCCTCAGCTTCGCCGTCCTGTGCGACGCCCGGAGACCCGACCTGATCGAGTCCTGGCTCCAGGTGCAGCGCTGTATCCGGCCACTCGAATTGCGCATCCGCCTCAAGCTGCTCACCTGGCAGGAGATCGCTGCGACATTAGAATCCGGCCATCAGGGCTTCCTCGGAGCCAGATACGGCATCTTTCCTTCGAGCGATATACGCTGA